DNA sequence from the Helicobacter sp. MIT 05-5293 genome:
TCAGGTTTCAGAGAAAGTGAGCTTTTAGGAAAGCCTCATTCTATCGTGCGCCATACTGATATGCCACGAACAATTTTTAAGTTTTTATGGAGTGAAATTACTCAAAAGAGAGAAGTTAATGCCTATGTTAAGAATCTCTCCAAAGACGGCAAGTATTATTGGGTATTTGCTAATATTACGCCTTCTTTGGATATTAAAAGTAACATTATTGGGTATTACTCTGTGCGTAGAGCTCCTAATCCAAAGGCAATACCCATCTTAGAAGATTTGTATGCCAAGCTTCGTGAGGTTGAAAAGTCTGGGCTTGATTCAGGGTTAGAATATTTTAAAAAATTTTTTGCTACGAAAGATTACAATAGTTTTGTTTTGGATTTGCAAGTAAGGAGTTAGTTTTGATGTTAATTTTTATCATTTTAGGTATTGTGTGCGTGTGTTTGCTTGCTTTGCTTATTGTAACGCGT
Encoded proteins:
- a CDS encoding PAS domain-containing protein, whose product is MNPDEKQVKGFLVSKTNPQGKITYCNEAFIDISGFRESELLGKPHSIVRHTDMPRTIFKFLWSEITQKREVNAYVKNLSKDGKYYWVFANITPSLDIKSNIIGYYSVRRAPNPKAIPILEDLYAKLREVEKSGLDSGLEYFKKFFATKDYNSFVLDLQVRS